From the Paraflavitalea soli genome, the window ACCGGCGCCTTCCTGCTGGCCCAGGCCGGACTGCTCAACCAGCAACCCTGTACCACGCACTGGAAGTACATAGAGCGGTTCACACTGCGCTACCCACAGGTACAGGTACAGCAAAACCGGCTGTTTGTACAATCGGGCAATTTGTACACCAGTGCAGGCGTGGCTTCTGGCATAGACCTATCGCTATTCCTGTTGGAACAGCTGTTCGGCACCAGCTTTGCTGCACAGATCGCCAAAGAAGTGGTGGTATATATGCGCCGGACAACCGCTGATCCCCAGCTCAGCGCCTTTCTGCAATACCGCAATCACCTGGAAGACCGTATCCACCAGGCGCAGGACATACTCGCTCAATCGCTGGATAAAAAGACCAATATCGAACAACTGGCGCAACAGGTGCACATGAGTGGCCGTAACCTCACACGCCTGTTCCGGAAAACAACCAATATCTCCATCAGTCAATACATTGACCTCCTTCGTAAAGAACGCGCTCAGCAGTTATTGCGTGAAGGCCATACCATGCAATCAATAGCTGCCCTCTGCGGCCTTAAAAGCACCAACCAGTTGCGTCAGCTCCTCAAAAAATAAAGTCCCCTTATCAGCCGCCCTCAACTCCTGACCTCACCCGCAATCAGGTCAATCCACTGTATTCGCTCGCAGCTCGTAGCTCACGGCTCGCAGCTTAATTGTCCCGATACTGCGCTACCCTGTCCCGGTTTACTTCCTCTCTGGCAGGTACTTTTGTAAAAAGTATAGCCATGAAACAATCCCTCCTGCATTACCTTTTTCTCTTCCTCCTGTTGTTAGCACGTACACCATTAGCAGCGCAGCAGGCCAAAGCCTGGTACTGCCCGCCCTGCGACAATTCCTGTGACAGCCTCTCCTTTACAGCAGCCGGTAAATGCCCTCATTGCGGCATGACATTGATACAGCAAACAACAGAAGAACATCGTCAACATATGAAAGCCAAAAAGACAACCATTGCCTTCTACCTGCAGAATGGCGTTGAAGTACTGGACTTTGCAGGCCCCATGGAAGTATTTTCCTATGCAAAGTTTGAAGTATTCACGGTTTCCAAAACAAGAACCCCGATCATTTCACAAGGTATCCTGAAGATCATTCCCGATTACAGTATTGAGGATGCACCAAAAGCGGACATCATTGCCTTTTTTGGCGGGAATGCCGGCAATGCGACAAACGATCCCCAGGTGATTGAATGGTTGAAGCGTCAACCCACTCCCGACTATTATTTCTCTGTGTGCACAGGGGCCTTTATCCTGGGAAAAGCAGGCATACTGGACAACCTCACCGTTACTACTTTCCATGAAAGTATTGCCAACCTGCAAAAGGCGGTGCCTTCTGCGAAAGTGCTGTCCAATGTCCGCTTTGTTGATAATGGTAAAGTGATCACCACAGCAGGCATTTCTGCGGGTATTGACGGCGCCCTGCACCTGGTGGCCAAGCTACGCGGACTGGAAACGGCCCGCAGTGTAGCCACCTATATGGAGTATGACAAATGGGTACCCGATCAGGGCCTCGTCATCAAAAAATAAGCATAAAAAAGACCTTACTGGCTGGTAAGGTCTTTTTTATTAATCCCGGTTCGGACAATTATCCCTTCAACATGATCTCTTTGATATGTTGCACGCAGGTTAAATGCTCTGCCCGAAGTCCATCATGCCAGGCAAGCCCCATCTGCTTCAGGTCAAAATGCCTGAGCACTGTACCCACATTAATGGTGTTGCCTTTTTCATCCTGTGGGTAACCGATAATATAAATAGAATCCGCCAGTTCAACCGCCAGTTCAATATCATGGGTACTGAACAGGATCGTATTCAGTTCATGACTTTGGCTGATGAGCTCAAAGGACTTCTTTACATTGATAATGTTGCCCACATCCAATCCGGAGAAAGGCTCATCCAGCACCATATAATAGCCCGAACTCAACAGCTGCTCCAGGATGGCGGTACGCTGCCGCTGGCCACCGGAAAGGAAATTAGGATACTGGTCCTTGTTCTTTTCCAGTCCCCATTCCTGCAGGTAATGCATGATCTTCTCGTCTTTCTCTGCTTTCGTCAAGGTGGTATTGCGCAACGCAAACCACAAGGCCTGGTATACGGTTTTATGGCGAAACAGGGTATACTTCTGGTTCACAAAACCTACATCGCCCTCCTGTACCAGCTTGGCTGGTTGCTGGCCATTGGCAGCAGGCTTTGAATAATCAGGGATCAGTATGCGTCCTGAGGTAGGTTTTTCCAATCCGGTCAAAGCCCGGAATAAGGTGGATTTACCACGGCCTGAACGGCCCAGCACAGCAATAACCTGACCTTGTGATTTCCCCGCACGTACGGTATCCTTTTCAACGATGTTCACATTTTGAAGGATCACCTTTTCGCCATAGGCCACCGTGAGGTTCTCCACATGGAGGATGGTATCTTTTTGTTCGTATGCGATAGCCATAGCTTATCAGAAGGTTGAATATTTGAAGAATGATTTCCTGGCTACATGCAATACTTTGTCAAGCAGCAGGCCCACCAGCAGGATCACCAGTTGCAACGCCACTATACGTCCATGGTTCATGAACTTATCGCTGTTCTTGATCAATACACCCAGGCCGCCGGCCGCCACCAGGATAGATTCTACTGTTACCAGCATCATCCAGGTAATGGCCAGGTTTTGTCGCAGCACATCGACCACATAATCCATCCGTCCTTTGATCACCACTTCCCACAGTACTTCCCAACGGCTGCACTTGAGGGAGCGGGCATGATCAATTTCTTCTGTCGGAATATCTTTCAACACGGCCAGTAGCGAGGTGATGAAGTACAAACTCATGAACACAAACAATACACTGATCTGCATGGTGCGGGCATCTTTTACCAGGATGGCCAGGTAAAAAGTAATACCCGTGAGCGGCAGGTAGCGCAGCTTGCTGAATGTTTGCGCCAGGGGTTTCAGGGCTGGCAGTGGCGACAGGTATACGATCACCAGCGATACCACGATGGACAACAAGGTGGCCTGCAGGCAAAGTGCCAGTGAACTGGCCACATGCACTACCAGTCCTTCCTGGTACAGCGAGCTGAAGCCTTCCCATACCTGGCCCGGAGTGGGGAACAAATGCTTGGCGCCGGCAGAAGACAAAAACCAATAACCCAATACCAGCACCAGCCATATGCCACCAATAAGTAACCCTTGCCTTTGATTGACGGTCTCAAAAGGCCTGAACCATTTCTTTAGTTCCATCAATTGATTATTTAAGAAGACTAATAACTACACGTCTGTTCTTCGCCTTGCCTGCAGCAGTACTATTGTCTGCGGCGGGCTCGTCCTGGCCTTTTCCATCTATTTTCTGGAAACGGGTAGCAGGTATGCCTTTTTGAATGAGGTAATTTTTTACTGCTTCCGCCCGGGCAGTAGACAAAGAATAGTTACCATCCTGTGTACCGGTATTATCGGTGTGACCTACCAGTTCCAGTTTGGAATCCTCTGCCTGTACCAGCAGGTTATAGATCTGCTCCAGCACATCCTTTGCTTCAGGACGGATGGTAGCACGGCCCGGATCGAAGTTGATGCGCCATTCGCCGGAAGCCATCACGCTGGTGGCCTTCTTGGAATAGTCTGTAGTATAGGTAGCACCCGCATCAATATCTTTCACTTCCTTCAGGAAGGATAAATTCACTGCTTCTTCGTAAGGCACAATACGCTTTACATTCTGATTAAAGCCCGCCGGGTTCAGATCCTTCAGGTAACGTGATACCTGGTCATATACGGCCTTATAACGATTCACGCCATCGGTAATACCATAATACTGGTTGGCATCGGCCAGGTTAAATACCCTGGACCCACCCATATTATAAGAGATGCCACCTTTTTCGCCTTGCTGACCTTTGAACATGTTGTACCAATACTCAGGCGTCTCCATATTAAACGACTTCGTCGTTGTTTCAGAAGCTCTTTTCTTCCAGGTCTCGTATTGCTTCATTTGGTTAGAAGCAGCATAGGAAGATTTAAGAATATTGCTCACGATGTCTTTGTTGGCTTCTGCCCACTGGCGTACAAAAATGATGGAAGTAGCCATCTGGTTGTTAAACTCCTTGGTAGATACTACATCGGTAAAACCAGTCAAGGCGTCAAAAACCATTTTATCACCAGGTGTCCAGGTAGCGCAACCATCTACTTTTTTGTCGATGGTCTTGCCGGTCAGTTTGCCTGCCTTTACTTCTTTCAGCGGCACGGTCCACTTCTGTGTTTGGGATTTGATCAGTTCTTTGGCTGATTCAATATAATCATCATTGGCGGAAGCCAGGAAGTTTACCGCTTCTGCATCATAGGTAGCAGGATCGGGATTGATCTTAATACCATTGGCAGAGGCATAGTTTACTGCCGTAACCCAGTCACCATCACCAATCACAGCGGATACCAATGCACCCTTCATGGATTGGGGATTCATTTTCCAGCTGGGTGGTCCGATGAGCTTGTCCTCACCATAGCTTAAACCAACAGCGCCCACCACCTGTAATTGGTATTTACCAGCACCATATTTATCATCGAGGGCCTGCTGGGCAGAGCTGATATAAAAAGGAACGCCATCACCCATGATGATGATACCGGCAGCACCTTCTTTGGGGAAAGAATTTCCTTTGTCCAGTTCTTCTATAAACTTCATCTGCAGGTTACGCAGTTCAGTCAACCAGTCCTGGCGAATGATCTCCAGGTTCACACCATTCTTTTCCATGATAGAACCTTTGGTTGTTTTAGGTCCACCATTGGATACGATTATTCCTGACTGGGCATTCCAGGCATATCCCGCTATGCGCACCAGGGGCTTGGAAGCCACCTCGGTTGAAGCTTCATCGCCTGGCACAGGCAATTCTGCTGAAGTAGTTACATTGTTTACATCCTTATCGGATACTTCTAATTTGTCAACCTTTTTGGATTCATCGACCCGCAAACCCGGAGAGAGGAAATAAACACTTCCGCCCACCACAGCAGCAATCGCTACGGTTATAAGGGTTTTAGAAAAAAAGGTGAGATTTGACCATTTCATGTTCTGTATGATTTATTAAAGGGTTTAATTGAATATATCTCCGAATCCTTTGCTCTCCTGCTTGTCTTCCTGTGTAAGCTGGTAATTCGGATTGCTGTACTTCTTGGATTCAGGGATATCGTAATTATCCGTCTTGATCTGATCAGACAATTTGTCCAGCTTGGTATACAGCTCATCGCTGTCCAAAGAATATTGACTGGTCAGTGAATCGAGGTCCAGCAGGTTTTCACGGGTGCTGGCCAGGTCAAGCGCAATGGTATCGGTTACTACATCCAATGCGTATTCCAGTTCCCACCCTTTGGTAAACAACATCGCGCTCTTGGCTTGTTCGGTAGCACTACGTGCCGCCTGTGCAAAAGCATACTCCTTTTTCAGCATATCGATACTCACTTCAAAATCGGCGATCTTGATCTCCATGGCAGTATCTACCATATTGAGTTTCCGGTCCAGCTTTCCGATCACGTGGGCACGGCTGCCGTACTTGCGTACCAGGCTGGTGCTCTGGTTCAACATATGACTTACCCGTTGTCCTTCACTCAGGGTTTTCATAATGTTGGTCTGCAGGTCTACATAGGCATCTGAGTCCTTGGCAGCTTCACCAATCCTTTGCTCAATTTCTTTCATCTTGTTCTTGGTAGCCTCGGCCCTTGCCTGCAATACCAATACTTTTTCCTGGTAGTCCTTCGCTTCCTTCTCGGCCTTGATGGACTCGGACTCCATATTCGACTTGATCGCTTTGATCTTCGCTTTTGCTTCTTTGAACTGTACACGGTTCTGGATCATCTTCTCTTTTTGTTCTTCCAGTTCGCCAAATGGATCATACCGGATCAACATTTTATGCATCGACCTTGCCAGCTTCTTCATGCCTTTGATGATCACAGGCAGCATGATAAAAAAAGCGATCACCAGTACAGCTGCGGCAATGGCACCCATCACCTGGCCTATCCAGGTAAACACGATGGGCAAAATGAATTGATACAATCCCCAGGCAATGGTGCCCAGTAATACCAGTCCTACCACCCAGGCAATACCTTTTTCTCCCTTTCTCCAATTCTTGGGATTAAAAGTGATCTGGCTTTTTTCGAAGTGTTTGAGGATAGGTAACTCAAGCACCTTGGTTGATTCTGACGACATCTTTATTGGTTTGATAGGTTATGCCTTAATGTATTTGAATATCCCTTCTTTGATCGTATTCAGTTTGGCAATACTCGCCTGGCGGGCGGTATCGTTGGCGATCAATTTATCCCGCACGGCTTTCTCCTGCGGAGCAAAGCCCTCATCGATCTTCGACAAGGTGTTTCTTTTTGTATTCACTTCTGCTTCCAGCTGCTGCAATTCAGCTTTCAGTTGTGATATGCGTGCGGAGCCGCGGTCTATTTCACCCTGTAGCTGCCCTTTCTCTGCACTCTTTTTTTCTTCCAGCGATCGCAGCTTGCCCTGTCCCTGGTTCACATAGTTGCCATGTACCTCATTGATCTTGCTGATGTAGAATTCTGCGTCATGCATCAGCTTCTGCACCGTGATGGTTTTGTCCAATGACCTGGCCATTTGGTAGGCAAGCTGGTAGGTATGCTCATTGACCTGTCCTGTACTGCTGATGGCTTTATAAAATTCATAGAAGTCATAGCCGGGCATATTGATCGACTCAAGACCGGATTCATATACCTGTATCACTTCATTGACTACCGGATCATTAACAGGAGCAGGGTTATAACTGTTAGCAGCAGGTGCGGTACCAGAACTGGTATTGTTTACCGGAAAGGAAAATGTTTCCTGCGTATTGCTTTTCTCTTCTTCAGTCCCTTCGGATTTAACGAAGAGGTTTTTCCAATTTTTAAGCATGGAAGTTTATTGGGTTTAGGTAACTATAACACAAGCTTTGCAGCATATTGAATGAAACATTTGATTGAATAATAAGTCGCTGATCAGTCAGATTATTACAAAAAGATCATGAATACTTTTACGCACAGCATTCCTGTACCGTTATAAAAGATACAACTACTTTCAGCATTAACTACTTGTATCGATAATAAAAGGGATGCTGCCCGGCGTTATCTATTACACATTTACGGACTGTTGTAATGAACAGATTGTCAGCGTATTTTATATGATTCAAAACTGGACAAATATACAGGATGTACCGGCAGAAGCAAGAGCTGGCCTAAATTTAATGACAGGGAGCCCCCAGCGCGCAGGCGCCTCCCCAAACACCCCGGTTTGACCGATTATCGGGCATAAAAATGGCCGTCCGGATACCGGACAGCCTGTCACATATCATTATTTATCAATTTGAATAGCTAAAACTGCGCCTAATGCGGCAGTCTATCCCGGAACCGTCCATACACCCAGGTACCTGCTATGGCGCTCAGCAATACCACGATGATGACCGTAGCGCCGGTTCCTATCTGTGCAAACAAAGGCCCCGGACAAGCGCCGGTAACGGCCCAACCCAGTCCAAACAGCAAACCACCGATCACCTGGCCTTTATTGAACTTTTTGGAATGAAAGACCACGGGCTCTCCGTCAATAGTTTTGATATTGAACCGTTTGATCAGGAATACGGAGATGGCGCCTACCACCACGGCAGAGCCAATAACGCCATACATATGAAAACTCTGGAAACGGAACATTTCTTGTATGCGAAACCAGCTGATCACTTCAGCTTTCACAAAAACGATCCCAAACAATATGCCCACCACGAGGTATCTGAGATGGTGGTACCAATGAGTGGGCGTTGATCCGTTTGCGGCTATCGTATCCGGTGAACGGCCTTCCAGGTCAGTATCGATAACAGACTGCATAATTTATAAGGATAAAATAAATGGTAAAATAAAATTGGCCATGATGAAGCCACCCACCATAAAGCAAATGGTGGCTACCAGTGATGGCCATTGCAGGTTGCTGAGCCCCGTAATGGCATGACCGCTGGTACAGCCGCCTGCATAGCGGGTACCAAAGCCTACGAGGAAGCCGCCTCCTACCATCATTAATAGTCCCCGCACGGTAAAAAGTTGTTGCCAGCTGAACACTTCTGCAGGCACCAGGTTATCATAGTTATGGATGCCATAACGGGACAACTCGGTGGCGAGGGCGGGATCTACCTTTACAGGCGCGGGATTGGCCAGTAACCATGCGGAAATAATACCGCCCAATAGTATGCCTGCTACAAACATCAGGTTCCACGCTTCTTTTTTCCAGTCGTACTTAAAGAAAGAAATATTGGCAGGCAGGCACATCGCACAGATATGCCGCAGGTTAGCAGAAATCCCAAACTGTTTATTACCCAGCAGTAACAAAGCCGGTACGGTAAGACCTATCAGCGGGCCTGCCACGTACCAGGGCCAGGGCTGCCTGATCAGGTCGATAATATTGCTCATGTAACTATTGTAACTATTTATAGATTAAAGCATGGTAGTAGGGGTAATATAAGCACTCATTGGCACAAGGCCGGTTTCTTTAACGGCTTTGAGCCCTCCCTCTACATTAATAAGTTTATCAAAGCCCCTGGCCCGCAATATAGAATTAAAGATCATAGAGCGGTAACCACCGGCGCAATGTACATACCAGGTTTTGTTTTTATCCAGTTTGGCTACCTGGTCATTGATATAATCCAGTGGCATATTCTCTGCACCAATTATATGTTCTGATACGTACTCGCTTTCCCTGCGTACATCGGCTATGGGCAAGGCAGGGTCCTTTTGCAGCAGGACAGCCAGGCCGGCTGCGGAGATCGATTCAATTTCATCCAGTTCTTTCCCGGCTTGTTTCCAGGCTTCGATACCTCCCTTCAAATAACCAATGGAGGAATCATACCCTACGCGGGCCAGGCGGGTCACCACTTCTTCTTCCCGGCCTTGCTCAGCAATGATCAGGATGGGCTGATGAATATCAGATACGAGGGCGCCTACCCAGGGGGCAAAACTGCCATCGATACCAATATTAACGGAGTTGGGAATAAAGCCCTGGGCAAATACTTCGGGCGCACGGGTATCGAGCATCAAAGCCCCTGTTTCATTGGCAGCGGCTTCAAAAGCTTCTACACTGAGGGGTTGCGTACCCTGCTTCAATACCTGTGCAATATTTTCGTATCCTTCCTTATTCATTTTTACATTCTGTGGAAAATAGGCAGGTGGTGGTGTAAGTCCTTCGGTCACTTCTTTTATAAATTCCTCCTTCGTCATATCGGACCGCAAGGCATAATTGTATTGCTTCTGGTGGCCGAGTGTATCAGAAGTTTCTTTGGCCATGTTCTTACCACAGGCAGAGCCGGCTCCATGGGCCGGGTACACGATGATATGATCGGCCAGCGGCATGATCTTGTTGCGCAAAGAATCAAACAAGGTGGCGGCCAGTTCTTCCTGGGTCATATGCGCTGCTTTTTGTGCCAGGTCGGGACGGCCTACATCACCTATAAAAAGTGTATCGCCGGAAAATAAAGCGGTCTCTCTCCCCTCTTCATCTGCCAGCAGGTAACAGGTAGATTCCATGGTATGCCCCGGCGTATGCAGCACCCTGATAGTAGCATTTCCCAATTTAAACACTTCATTATCCGTAGCAATATGCGCTGCAAAAGCCGGTGCTGCCAGCGGTCCATATACGATAGTGGCACCCGTTGCTTTGGCAAGGTCTATATGGCCCGACACGAAATCAGCATGGAAGTGTGTCTCAAAAATATATTTGATGGTAGCGCCATTGGCGGCGGCCTTGGTAATATAAGGCTGCACCTCCCGCAGGGGGTCAACTATCGCTACCTCCTTGCCGGACTGGATATAATAGGCTCCCTGTGCCAGACACCCCGTATAGATCTGTTCTATTTTCATATAGTCCTTTTTAATTATAATGTTTTTATATACAAAATTGTTTATTTACAGCCACTGGAACCATGACTTCCGTCAGGTTAAGCCGTTATAAGAATAACTCCTTAAGAATTATGTAGATCCCCATCCCCAATACGAACCAGCCAAATCCTTTTTTCAAATGACCTGACGGAATTAATCCCTGTAATCTGTTGCCGATAAAAATGCCCACGATGGATATTCCGGCTATTGTAAGCACCAGTGGCCAGTCGATCGTATAATTCATCACATCTCCGGCAAATCCCGCCAGTGAATTAATAGCAATGATCAATAAGGAACTCCCGATGGCTGTTTTAACAGGCAATCGCAGCATCCATATCAACGCGGGCACGATCAGGAATCCGCCGCCAGCGCCTACCAGCCCCGTGATCAAACCTGTACCTACACCTTGCACCCCAATTCGCAATGGATGTATGCGCAGCGTCTCAGCCGCTGCCGTGGCTTCTTTGTTCCGGATCATTCCAATGCCGGCAATGATCATCAACACACTGAACGCCACCAACGTAAAGCCTCCTTTGGTCACCGTAAAATCATTCCATGCAAAAATCACCTCTGGTAAGACTGGCATCAGCCATTTCCGTGTCGCAAATACAGCCAGTAAAGAAGGTAAACCAAAATACAAGACCGAATGATAACTCACCAGCTGATGCCTGATTTTACTGGCTGCACCTACCAGACTCGAAGAGCCTACGATAAAAAGAGAATAAGCGGCAGCCACTATCGGACTGATACCAAAAAGATACACGAGCACCGGCATCGTAAGAATAGATCCTCCCCCTCCTGTAAGTCCGAGCGTAATGCCAATCATCGCAGCTCCTATATAACCCATTGCTATCATATCCCTTTCATTTACAGGGCAAAGTTGCAAAAGGCCAGGAACCTGTACGGTGACAATTGTCACAGAACGGGCAGCCTCTCAAAAATTATGCGTAACAGGCTATTGCTGTGAAGATTAGGTCGTTTCCAGCCATTCAATATAATTACGATGAAGTACCAGCCTTTGTTGTTGCTCCATTTTCTTCAATAACCGCGATATCACTTCTCTTGAAGTGTTAAGGTCATTGGCTATTTCCTGGTGCGTAATAGCGAGCTCCCGGCTCTGTAATTTTTTATACTGGTTTTTGAGGTAAAATTCCAGTCGTTCATCCATCCCTTTAAAGATCACCTGATCAATGACTACCAGCAGTTCTTCATAACGCGTACGATATGTTTCGATCACGAAATAATACCAGCTTTTGTATTGACCCATCAGGTCATCCATAATACCTATTGGTATCAACAGTACCGTCGTATCTTCTTCCGCGATCACCATTACTTCACTGACTTGTTGACGCGTGGAGCACATCATCGAAAGTGCACAAGCCTGTCCAGGCTCCAGGTAATACATAAAAAATTCACCTCCTTCCTCCCCTTCCCGGTAAAGTTTTGCCCTGCCTTCTACAATAAGCATGGTGGAACGGAAATACTGCCCCGTTTGTACCATCTTTTCTCCTGCCTGCAGTGATTTCACTACACAATGCGTAGCCAGCAATTGCCTGAGCTCAGGTTCAAATTGCGGAAAACGCTGATCAAGGTATTCTTTGGCACTCTTCATACCACCAAAGATACATACTCTTAACCCTGCACTTTAAAACGAAAACCGGTCAGCCCGTCTGAAGCGGTCTGGCCGGCTGTAATAAAACCAGTCTTTCAAGGCTATCTATCACAAGGGTCCTACTGATACCCCGCTATCAATTTCTCCCGCAACAATTGCTTGTTTTCTTTACTGGTAAAAGCATGCTCCACGGCTTCCAGGTTGCAACGCAGGAATTGGGCTTTCTTCCAATGGAAGGTGTCGGCCAGTAACTGGTATTCGGAGTTGAGGCTCACATCAGATATGGTACGCGCATCCGTGTTGACGCTCATGGAAACGCCTGATTCGTAGATCTTATTCACGGTATGGTCAGTGATCCTATCATAAATAGCCGTTTGAATATTACTGGTAGGACATACTTCCAGGTGTATATCATGCTCTTTGAGATAGGTCATCAGGGTTGGGTCTTCCATGCTGCGTACACCATGCCCAATGCGGGCAGGATGGAAATGTTGCAGTGTTTCCCATACACTGGCAGCACCCTTTGCCTCACCCGCATGGGCGGTACAGGGGATGCCTTTTTCATGGGCATATTTGAAGGCGCCGGTATGGTTATCGATCGGATAGCCGGCCTCATCAGCCGAAATGTCGAAACCAACGATATGTGTTCCTTTAAACTGCTCTACCAGCATCACCGTCTCCATGCTTTGCATGGTTGAATAATGACGCAGGGTACAAAGGATGATCCCCACCTGTACACCTGTTTCACGGATACCGGCTTCCACGGCATCGTTCACGATCTGCACTACCTGTACGGGTGTTAGCCCTTTTTGCAGGTGCTGCAGTGGCGCAAAGCGCATCTCTGCGTAGATGACATTGTCTTTTTTCAACTGCCTGATCACATCCAGGGTAACCAGCCTTAGCTGCTCCTCGGTTTGCATGAGGTCAACTGCTTTTACTGCCCGGGTTATGTAATCGGCGAGGTCAGTACATTTGGCAGGTGCAATGAAATCCCGTTTGTAATCCTCCAACGTGATGGCAGGATTTAACTGATGCACCACCTCATAGCTCAGTGAACAGTCCATGTGCTGGTGCAATTCTATTTTGGGCAAAAGAGCCACCGCTGTTTTGCTATTGTCATTACAGGATACCATAAAAATGACGATTAAAATAAGTCCAAGTTTTCGTGTAAACCACATGCACGTTATTTTTTCTGCAATTTAGCTGTGGCTATAGAAAAAGATGGGACATTTGTCCCGGACTAACCGATATGATACGTACAAATCAGGATCTCTTACAATTTATTGAGCAACTGCCCGGCATTCAGCAGCAAAGGCTGCAGCCCGGACAGAAACTACTGCTCCAGGATGGAAAAGCCCTCTATGTCTACATTATTAAGCGTGGCATCGCCAAATGCTATATCACCGAAGAGAA encodes:
- a CDS encoding YeeE/YedE family protein, with product MQSVIDTDLEGRSPDTIAANGSTPTHWYHHLRYLVVGILFGIVFVKAEVISWFRIQEMFRFQSFHMYGVIGSAVVVGAISVFLIKRFNIKTIDGEPVVFHSKKFNKGQVIGGLLFGLGWAVTGACPGPLFAQIGTGATVIIVVLLSAIAGTWVYGRFRDRLPH
- a CDS encoding ABC transporter permease — translated: MELKKWFRPFETVNQRQGLLIGGIWLVLVLGYWFLSSAGAKHLFPTPGQVWEGFSSLYQEGLVVHVASSLALCLQATLLSIVVSLVIVYLSPLPALKPLAQTFSKLRYLPLTGITFYLAILVKDARTMQISVLFVFMSLYFITSLLAVLKDIPTEEIDHARSLKCSRWEVLWEVVIKGRMDYVVDVLRQNLAITWMMLVTVESILVAAGGLGVLIKNSDKFMNHGRIVALQLVILLVGLLLDKVLHVARKSFFKYSTF
- a CDS encoding DJ-1/PfpI family protein; translated protein: MKQSLLHYLFLFLLLLARTPLAAQQAKAWYCPPCDNSCDSLSFTAAGKCPHCGMTLIQQTTEEHRQHMKAKKTTIAFYLQNGVEVLDFAGPMEVFSYAKFEVFTVSKTRTPIISQGILKIIPDYSIEDAPKADIIAFFGGNAGNATNDPQVIEWLKRQPTPDYYFSVCTGAFILGKAGILDNLTVTTFHESIANLQKAVPSAKVLSNVRFVDNGKVITTAGISAGIDGALHLVAKLRGLETARSVATYMEYDKWVPDQGLVIKK
- a CDS encoding ATP-binding cassette domain-containing protein, which produces MAIAYEQKDTILHVENLTVAYGEKVILQNVNIVEKDTVRAGKSQGQVIAVLGRSGRGKSTLFRALTGLEKPTSGRILIPDYSKPAANGQQPAKLVQEGDVGFVNQKYTLFRHKTVYQALWFALRNTTLTKAEKDEKIMHYLQEWGLEKNKDQYPNFLSGGQRQRTAILEQLLSSGYYMVLDEPFSGLDVGNIINVKKSFELISQSHELNTILFSTHDIELAVELADSIYIIGYPQDEKGNTINVGTVLRHFDLKQMGLAWHDGLRAEHLTCVQHIKEIMLKG
- a CDS encoding GlxA family transcriptional regulator gives rise to the protein MMQPVNKAVVQIVFVIPPRVHLLDITGPAHIFYEALSYDAPVKLHFTNIQAHEKSIESSSHLSLSELVDFNSLVLHKGDIVFVPGLEASLLLDEHFLQVSSRPIQHWMTQQHENGVIICSVCTGAFLLAQAGLLNQQPCTTHWKYIERFTLRYPQVQVQQNRLFVQSGNLYTSAGVASGIDLSLFLLEQLFGTSFAAQIAKEVVVYMRRTTADPQLSAFLQYRNHLEDRIHQAQDILAQSLDKKTNIEQLAQQVHMSGRNLTRLFRKTTNISISQYIDLLRKERAQQLLREGHTMQSIAALCGLKSTNQLRQLLKK
- a CDS encoding MBL fold metallo-hydrolase, producing MKIEQIYTGCLAQGAYYIQSGKEVAIVDPLREVQPYITKAAANGATIKYIFETHFHADFVSGHIDLAKATGATIVYGPLAAPAFAAHIATDNEVFKLGNATIRVLHTPGHTMESTCYLLADEEGRETALFSGDTLFIGDVGRPDLAQKAAHMTQEELAATLFDSLRNKIMPLADHIIVYPAHGAGSACGKNMAKETSDTLGHQKQYNYALRSDMTKEEFIKEVTEGLTPPPAYFPQNVKMNKEGYENIAQVLKQGTQPLSVEAFEAAANETGALMLDTRAPEVFAQGFIPNSVNIGIDGSFAPWVGALVSDIHQPILIIAEQGREEEVVTRLARVGYDSSIGYLKGGIEAWKQAGKELDEIESISAAGLAVLLQKDPALPIADVRRESEYVSEHIIGAENMPLDYINDQVAKLDKNKTWYVHCAGGYRSMIFNSILRARGFDKLINVEGGLKAVKETGLVPMSAYITPTTML
- a CDS encoding YeeE/YedE family protein; the encoded protein is MSNIIDLIRQPWPWYVAGPLIGLTVPALLLLGNKQFGISANLRHICAMCLPANISFFKYDWKKEAWNLMFVAGILLGGIISAWLLANPAPVKVDPALATELSRYGIHNYDNLVPAEVFSWQQLFTVRGLLMMVGGGFLVGFGTRYAGGCTSGHAITGLSNLQWPSLVATICFMVGGFIMANFILPFILSL
- a CDS encoding OmpA family protein; this translates as MKWSNLTFFSKTLITVAIAAVVGGSVYFLSPGLRVDESKKVDKLEVSDKDVNNVTTSAELPVPGDEASTEVASKPLVRIAGYAWNAQSGIIVSNGGPKTTKGSIMEKNGVNLEIIRQDWLTELRNLQMKFIEELDKGNSFPKEGAAGIIIMGDGVPFYISSAQQALDDKYGAGKYQLQVVGAVGLSYGEDKLIGPPSWKMNPQSMKGALVSAVIGDGDWVTAVNYASANGIKINPDPATYDAEAVNFLASANDDYIESAKELIKSQTQKWTVPLKEVKAGKLTGKTIDKKVDGCATWTPGDKMVFDALTGFTDVVSTKEFNNQMATSIIFVRQWAEANKDIVSNILKSSYAASNQMKQYETWKKRASETTTKSFNMETPEYWYNMFKGQQGEKGGISYNMGGSRVFNLADANQYYGITDGVNRYKAVYDQVSRYLKDLNPAGFNQNVKRIVPYEEAVNLSFLKEVKDIDAGATYTTDYSKKATSVMASGEWRINFDPGRATIRPEAKDVLEQIYNLLVQAEDSKLELVGHTDNTGTQDGNYSLSTARAEAVKNYLIQKGIPATRFQKIDGKGQDEPAADNSTAAGKAKNRRVVISLLK